One Opitutia bacterium DNA segment encodes these proteins:
- a CDS encoding FadR family transcriptional regulator, with protein MNLAPLQKESLVDQAVRSIFGHIQKNDLKAGTVLPAEGKLAELLNVSRPVVREAMRTLVGKGVIEMVNGVGAVVRPLDARSLAEVIERLAATRVNNAWEIEEARHGLEMHAAMLAAQKRTEQDLEDLEEIVRQMRGAMDDKFRYASLNSEFHRRIAQATGNPLLHTLVCALLDVLGGVMTEIYGQVIPDDHWVAIHRYHEEILEHIRNRDAAKARDATLEHLLFAVRKL; from the coding sequence ATGAACCTCGCCCCGCTCCAAAAAGAAAGCCTCGTCGACCAAGCGGTGCGTTCGATTTTCGGGCACATTCAGAAGAACGACCTGAAGGCGGGCACGGTGCTGCCAGCGGAGGGCAAGTTGGCCGAGCTGCTGAACGTCAGCCGGCCGGTCGTGCGGGAAGCGATGCGCACGCTCGTGGGCAAAGGCGTGATCGAAATGGTCAACGGCGTGGGCGCGGTCGTGAGGCCGTTGGATGCGCGCTCGCTCGCCGAAGTGATCGAGCGCCTCGCCGCGACGCGCGTGAACAACGCGTGGGAAATCGAGGAGGCGCGCCATGGCTTGGAAATGCACGCGGCGATGCTCGCCGCGCAGAAGCGCACCGAGCAGGACCTGGAGGACTTGGAGGAAATCGTGCGGCAGATGCGCGGGGCGATGGACGACAAGTTCCGCTACGCGTCGTTGAACTCGGAATTCCATCGCCGCATCGCGCAGGCCACGGGCAATCCGCTCCTGCACACACTCGTTTGTGCGCTCCTCGACGTGTTGGGCGGTGTCATGACCGAGATCTACGGCCAAGTGATCCCGGACGATCACTGGGTGGCGATCCACCGTTACCACGAGGAAATCCTCGAACACATTCGCAACCGCGATGCGGCGAAGGCGCGCGACGCGACGCTCGAGCATCTGCTCTTCGCGGTGCGCAAACTCTGA
- a CDS encoding HlyC/CorC family transporter: protein MALELAVIALLLAINGIFALAEIALVSSRKSRLRALAEHGNGLAQLALAQAESPTKFLSTVQFGVTLSGIAAGAFSGAALARELNNWLIGRFPAATEYSTYLSFGSVVLGITFFTIVLGELVPKRLGLANPERWAVALARPMNFISKVAAPFVWLLTVCTDGVAKLLGSRAEPKVTVSDEEVASLIEQGLHAGVFHKAEKAMVEGVMALDHCPVTALMTPRPKMVWLNIDDPDEANWRKIVASGHSHFPVYQKHRDTVLGMVHIKALWAHAAFGLPTNLRNLVTPATMLPETTTAIQALEQFKKSGKHTALVIDEFGGVQGMVTLIDILEAIVGDLPDQIRRAQPEAKRRDDGSWLVDATLAISEVKELLKLRELPGEDTADFQTLGGFVVTQLGRIPAAGDYFDWSGWRFEVMDMDRQRVDKVLLARTPASATPAEKASA from the coding sequence GTGGCACTCGAACTCGCCGTCATCGCGCTGCTGTTGGCCATCAACGGCATTTTTGCGCTGGCCGAGATCGCGCTCGTGTCCTCGCGCAAGTCCCGCCTGAGGGCCCTCGCCGAACACGGCAACGGCCTCGCCCAGCTCGCGCTCGCGCAAGCCGAGAGTCCCACCAAGTTCCTCTCCACAGTCCAATTCGGCGTCACCCTCAGCGGCATCGCCGCCGGCGCATTTTCGGGCGCGGCGCTCGCCCGGGAACTGAACAACTGGCTCATCGGACGCTTCCCAGCCGCCACCGAATACAGCACCTACCTCAGCTTCGGCAGCGTCGTGCTCGGCATCACCTTCTTCACGATCGTGCTCGGCGAACTGGTCCCGAAACGCCTCGGCCTCGCCAATCCCGAACGCTGGGCCGTCGCGCTCGCGCGACCGATGAACTTCATCTCGAAGGTCGCCGCGCCCTTCGTGTGGCTGCTCACCGTGTGCACCGACGGCGTGGCCAAGCTCCTCGGCTCACGGGCGGAGCCCAAGGTCACCGTCTCGGACGAGGAAGTCGCCTCTCTCATCGAGCAAGGCCTGCACGCGGGCGTTTTTCATAAGGCCGAGAAAGCGATGGTCGAAGGCGTCATGGCGCTCGACCACTGCCCCGTCACCGCGCTCATGACGCCGCGCCCGAAAATGGTGTGGCTCAACATCGACGACCCCGACGAAGCCAACTGGCGCAAGATCGTCGCCAGCGGCCACTCTCACTTTCCGGTCTACCAAAAGCACCGCGACACCGTTCTCGGCATGGTGCACATCAAGGCCCTCTGGGCGCACGCCGCGTTCGGCCTGCCGACGAATCTCCGCAATCTCGTCACGCCCGCCACGATGCTGCCCGAGACCACGACCGCCATCCAGGCGCTCGAGCAATTCAAAAAGTCCGGCAAGCACACCGCGCTCGTCATCGACGAATTCGGCGGTGTGCAAGGCATGGTGACCCTCATCGACATCCTCGAAGCCATCGTCGGCGACCTGCCCGACCAGATCCGCCGCGCCCAGCCCGAAGCCAAGCGCCGCGACGACGGCTCCTGGCTCGTCGACGCCACCCTCGCCATTTCCGAGGTCAAGGAGCTGCTGAAACTCCGCGAATTGCCCGGCGAGGACACCGCCGACTTCCAGACGCTCGGCGGCTTCGTCGTCACGCAACTCGGCCGCATCCCCGCCGCCGGCGACTACTTCGACTGGAGCGGCTGGCGTTTCGAGGTGATGGACATGGATCGCCAGCGCGTGGACAAGGTCCTCCTCGCCCGCACGCCCGCCAGCGCCACGCCGGCGGAAAAAGCCTCCGCCTGA
- a CDS encoding phosphoribosylaminoimidazolesuccinocarboxamide synthase, producing MTFAEIAAALPRQAVNTIADLPFPRIASGKVREIFDLGDALLLVATDRLSAFDVIMPEGIPGKGAILTQMSLWWFQQTESLIANHLLPDQAGEFARRGIVDRDLQLRSMVVRKLKPLTIECVARGYLIGSGWNSYQKSGEVCGIKLPAGLRQADRLPEPIFTPTTKAPKGQHDEPINDAQGAAAIGAALYEKVKATSLALYRLGHDRARAAGMILADTKFEFGTDAAGNLILIDEVLTPDSSRYWPAESYAPGMSPPSYDKQFVRDHLLAIKWDQKPPAPHIPDDIIRRTQEKYLAALKNLIG from the coding sequence ATGACTTTTGCCGAAATCGCCGCGGCGCTGCCCCGCCAAGCCGTCAACACGATCGCCGATCTGCCGTTCCCGCGCATCGCCTCGGGCAAGGTGCGCGAGATTTTCGATCTCGGTGACGCGCTGTTGCTCGTCGCGACCGATCGGCTCTCCGCCTTCGACGTGATCATGCCCGAGGGCATCCCCGGCAAAGGCGCGATTCTCACGCAGATGAGCCTGTGGTGGTTTCAGCAGACCGAATCGCTGATCGCGAACCACCTCCTGCCCGACCAAGCGGGCGAATTCGCGCGCCGCGGCATCGTGGATCGCGACCTGCAGCTGCGCAGCATGGTCGTGCGGAAACTGAAACCCCTCACGATCGAGTGCGTCGCGCGCGGTTACCTCATCGGCAGCGGCTGGAATTCCTACCAAAAGAGCGGCGAAGTTTGCGGCATCAAGTTGCCCGCCGGGCTGCGTCAGGCGGACCGGTTGCCCGAGCCGATTTTCACGCCCACGACCAAGGCGCCGAAGGGCCAGCACGACGAGCCGATCAACGACGCGCAGGGCGCCGCCGCGATCGGCGCCGCGCTCTATGAAAAAGTGAAGGCGACCAGCCTCGCGCTCTATCGCCTCGGTCACGATCGCGCGCGCGCCGCCGGCATGATCCTCGCCGACACAAAGTTCGAGTTCGGCACCGACGCGGCCGGCAATCTCATCCTCATCGACGAAGTGCTCACGCCCGACTCGTCGCGTTACTGGCCGGCGGAGAGCTACGCGCCCGGCATGTCGCCGCCGAGTTACGACAAGCAGTTCGTGCGCGATCACCTGCTTGCGATCAAGTGGGACCAGAAGCCGCCGGCGCCGCACATCCCCGACGACATCATCCGCCGCACGCAGGAAAAATACCTCGCGGCGCTGAAGAACCTCATCGGCTGA
- a CDS encoding PocR ligand-binding domain-containing protein → MVTSDDTRRSRELVKQLKESQIYRDYEAAFRETTGLPITLRAIEAFDLPHHGDPNESPFCSLMASTNHTCSACLQLQKRVEEEARIEPKTLKCFAGFCDSAVPVRVGENLVAFLQTGQVLLHKPNSKEFNKLAREVISWGVQADVKKLEEAYYNSRLLDKKQYEAVLRLLTIFAQHLSSLSNQLMLSAKQAESPMITRAKTFIAEHQHEEISLRQVAASVNTSAFYFCKMFKQATGLTFTDYLARVRIEKVKNLLLNPHKRISEAAYETGFQSLSQFNRVFRKIVGESPTTWRAKLKQN, encoded by the coding sequence GTGGTTACCTCGGACGACACACGCCGCAGCCGCGAGCTCGTGAAACAGCTCAAAGAGTCGCAGATCTATCGCGACTATGAAGCGGCGTTTCGCGAGACGACGGGCTTGCCCATCACGTTGCGCGCGATCGAGGCGTTCGACCTCCCGCACCACGGCGATCCGAACGAGAGTCCGTTCTGCTCGCTCATGGCCAGCACCAACCACACCTGCTCCGCGTGCCTGCAGTTGCAGAAGCGCGTCGAGGAGGAGGCGCGGATCGAGCCGAAGACTTTGAAGTGCTTCGCGGGCTTCTGCGATTCGGCGGTGCCGGTGCGCGTGGGCGAGAATCTCGTGGCGTTCCTCCAGACCGGCCAGGTGCTGCTCCACAAGCCGAACAGCAAGGAGTTCAACAAGCTCGCGCGCGAAGTGATCAGTTGGGGTGTGCAGGCCGACGTGAAGAAGCTCGAGGAGGCCTACTACAACTCGCGCCTGCTCGATAAGAAGCAATACGAGGCGGTCCTGCGCCTGCTGACGATTTTCGCGCAGCACCTTTCTTCGCTCAGCAATCAGCTGATGCTCTCGGCCAAGCAGGCGGAGTCGCCGATGATCACGCGGGCGAAGACATTCATCGCCGAGCACCAGCACGAGGAGATCTCGCTGCGGCAGGTCGCGGCGTCGGTCAACACGAGCGCGTTCTACTTCTGCAAGATGTTCAAACAGGCGACCGGCCTGACCTTCACCGACTACCTCGCGCGCGTCCGCATCGAGAAGGTGAAGAACCTCCTGCTCAATCCGCACAAACGCATCAGCGAGGCGGCCTACGAGACGGGTTTCCAGTCGCTGTCGCAGTTCAACCGCGTGTTCCGCAAGATCGTCGGCGAGTCGCCCACGACTTGGCGCGCCAAGTTGAAGCAGAACTGA
- a CDS encoding DUF3160 domain-containing protein, with protein sequence MSLLAPQTASHRSASHTLRAATLAILALAHVGTHAAPPELPPPPTHYPHSEERGKSPDAIDQLTEQYNQAHKAWHNSLTSEQQAAYSASLRSSFGRPPSLPTPGRDYDWHTSAKQKGLTPAEIAQLDRDKLLLEDISLRQSFEAYTMPRGPVFITSDSALNAFHILFEDSFRELELRRAFMLRTHLESVVTKARELLADRNYFPAAELAPGWRHAQLVVGPALRLLGTPVDFFDAAARDEIEQQVGKIRAATAAELPSWLAPASRTLLAIDYRRCTPVGFYTDTESLQNYFRAVRWLQCIPFRADRDAELTAIGLLGFAVNQNYRNNTESFFRDYAIFLGRPDDPAFPEAAYEFQNFLSANHGATDWKSNLIAKRRWLLRSSIARDEWKKLNDSLRLPQDAAEKLAEIQFRVLSAYRLPDALALAKLAEPGHLPSGLAVAALLGSDFARRQLSAVEPAQLDAALDAAREDWHPTKEAERRARPSLYDRYLDTLAALHAPAEPDAPAFMRNDAWAAKSCLTTLAGWAQMRHMFTLQQKETAMYAGMGMLPSGFIEPCPEFFRLLADLVESAKDTLESAGTFETSSMVAAENLRATAREIESLGFHLPGSKPADIEQLPREIGNRYFDADMRYGHLVTEHDLHSPTQSDEEFHAAHSELIARIRTLAEDIASGKQPIPTDESSLRRRWAKLDSICHRLESMSHKQLRKRAWTSAEDDFIRKYGEQLALVHGYFGNSWHVPRDDAPRWASVVRDPNSDTQLAVGVGRARLIHVLYPYGDGEVLCTGAVMSYYEYSASGTPLTDTEWRAKLDGPTAPALPTWLSPYLAR encoded by the coding sequence ATGAGCCTTCTCGCCCCGCAGACCGCCTCCCACCGCTCCGCGAGCCACACCTTACGCGCGGCGACCCTCGCGATTCTCGCTCTCGCCCACGTCGGCACCCACGCCGCCCCACCCGAGCTGCCGCCACCGCCCACACATTATCCGCACTCCGAAGAACGCGGAAAATCCCCCGACGCGATCGATCAACTCACCGAACAGTATAATCAGGCGCATAAGGCGTGGCACAACAGCCTGACGTCTGAGCAACAAGCCGCTTACTCGGCCAGCCTCCGCTCATCCTTTGGTCGCCCACCCAGTCTCCCCACTCCCGGCCGAGACTACGACTGGCACACGAGCGCCAAACAAAAGGGCCTCACTCCCGCCGAAATCGCCCAGCTCGACCGCGACAAGCTCCTCCTGGAAGACATCTCGCTCCGCCAATCCTTCGAGGCCTACACGATGCCGCGCGGCCCGGTCTTCATCACCAGCGACTCCGCGCTCAACGCCTTCCACATCCTCTTCGAGGATTCCTTTCGCGAACTCGAACTGCGGCGCGCTTTCATGCTCCGCACGCACCTCGAAAGCGTCGTGACCAAAGCCCGCGAATTGCTCGCCGACAGAAATTACTTTCCTGCCGCCGAACTCGCGCCCGGCTGGCGCCACGCCCAGCTCGTCGTCGGTCCCGCCCTCCGGCTCCTCGGCACGCCCGTCGATTTCTTCGACGCCGCCGCGCGCGACGAGATCGAACAACAAGTCGGCAAAATCCGCGCCGCCACCGCCGCCGAGCTGCCGTCATGGCTCGCGCCCGCCTCGCGCACGCTACTCGCGATCGACTACCGCCGCTGCACCCCCGTCGGCTTCTACACCGACACCGAGTCGCTCCAAAACTACTTCCGCGCCGTGCGCTGGCTCCAATGCATCCCCTTCCGCGCCGACCGCGACGCCGAACTCACTGCCATCGGCCTGCTCGGCTTCGCGGTGAATCAAAACTACCGCAACAACACCGAGTCCTTCTTCCGCGACTACGCCATCTTCCTCGGCCGTCCCGACGACCCTGCTTTCCCCGAAGCCGCGTATGAGTTTCAGAATTTTCTGAGCGCGAACCACGGCGCAACCGACTGGAAATCCAACCTCATCGCCAAACGCCGTTGGCTGCTCCGCTCCTCCATCGCGCGTGACGAGTGGAAGAAACTCAACGACTCGCTTCGCCTTCCACAGGACGCCGCCGAAAAGCTCGCCGAAATCCAATTCCGCGTCCTCTCCGCCTACCGCCTGCCCGACGCGCTCGCCCTCGCCAAACTCGCCGAGCCCGGCCATCTGCCCAGCGGCCTTGCCGTCGCCGCGCTCCTCGGCTCCGATTTCGCGCGCCGTCAGCTGTCCGCAGTCGAGCCCGCGCAACTCGACGCCGCGCTCGACGCCGCCCGCGAAGACTGGCACCCGACAAAGGAAGCCGAACGACGCGCACGTCCGAGTCTCTACGACCGCTACCTCGACACGCTCGCTGCCCTGCACGCTCCCGCCGAGCCCGACGCGCCCGCCTTCATGCGCAACGACGCCTGGGCGGCGAAATCCTGCCTCACCACCCTCGCGGGCTGGGCCCAAATGCGCCACATGTTCACGCTCCAACAAAAGGAAACAGCCATGTATGCGGGCATGGGAATGTTGCCTTCTGGCTTCATCGAGCCGTGTCCTGAATTCTTCCGACTCCTTGCAGATTTGGTGGAGTCGGCGAAGGATACCTTGGAATCTGCCGGCACTTTTGAAACCTCCTCGATGGTTGCCGCGGAAAACCTACGCGCGACAGCGCGGGAAATTGAATCACTTGGATTTCATCTGCCCGGCTCCAAGCCCGCAGATATCGAGCAGCTGCCACGTGAGATCGGCAACCGCTACTTTGACGCGGACATGCGCTATGGTCATCTCGTGACCGAGCACGATCTTCATTCCCCCACCCAAAGTGACGAAGAATTCCACGCCGCCCACAGCGAACTGATCGCACGCATCCGCACCCTCGCCGAAGATATTGCTTCAGGCAAACAACCAATTCCCACGGACGAGTCCTCGTTGAGGCGGCGCTGGGCAAAGCTCGACTCAATATGTCATCGCCTTGAATCCATGTCGCACAAGCAACTGCGGAAACGCGCGTGGACGAGCGCCGAAGATGACTTCATCCGCAAATACGGCGAGCAACTCGCCCTCGTGCACGGTTACTTCGGCAACTCGTGGCACGTTCCGCGCGACGACGCCCCGCGCTGGGCCAGCGTCGTCCGCGATCCGAACTCCGACACGCAACTCGCCGTCGGAGTCGGCCGCGCGCGGCTCATCCATGTGCTCTATCCCTACGGCGACGGTGAAGTCCTCTGCACCGGCGCCGTGATGAGCTACTACGAATACTCCGCATCCGGCACGCCGCTCACCGACACCGAATGGCGCGCCAAACTCGATGGCCCGACAGCGCCCGCGCTGCCGACGTGGCTCTCTCCCTACCTCGCTCGCTGA
- a CDS encoding amidohydrolase family protein, translating to MTARRSRPPAKKDPPPRRAAVSDSAAPLEFFDCDLMLGSPLRAGIPGYDAANAVAELDRCGIAQALVHGHALGPDAFATQNRIALDAASAQPRLHACLVLPQFPLRRGQRVLSLVRELVATGARAFRLEREIGPASGALELDRFPDASACWTLLARKRLPLFVPAAHFPNRDARIAYGLDDVVALCRRHPALPVVLLNAPYVIERQLYAALARAANLHLAVTRFGLFGQLESFVAEFGAERFLFGSAAPWNDPAIARGAVAYAALPLAQRQQIAGGNLRRLLRLP from the coding sequence ATGACCGCCCGCCGCTCCCGCCCTCCCGCCAAAAAAGACCCGCCGCCGCGCCGCGCCGCCGTGAGCGATTCCGCCGCGCCGCTCGAATTCTTCGACTGCGACCTGATGCTCGGCTCGCCGCTGCGCGCCGGCATCCCGGGCTACGATGCCGCGAACGCCGTCGCCGAACTCGACCGCTGCGGCATCGCGCAAGCCCTCGTCCACGGCCACGCGCTCGGCCCCGACGCCTTCGCCACGCAGAACCGCATCGCGCTCGACGCCGCCTCCGCCCAGCCGCGCCTCCACGCGTGCCTCGTCCTGCCGCAATTTCCGCTCCGCCGCGGCCAGCGCGTGCTCTCCCTCGTGCGCGAACTCGTCGCGACCGGCGCGCGCGCCTTCCGCCTCGAGCGCGAGATCGGTCCCGCGTCCGGCGCGCTCGAGCTCGACCGCTTTCCCGACGCGTCCGCCTGCTGGACGCTGCTCGCGCGGAAACGCCTGCCGCTCTTTGTGCCCGCCGCTCATTTTCCCAACCGCGACGCGCGCATCGCCTACGGCCTCGACGACGTCGTCGCGCTCTGCCGCCGCCATCCCGCGCTGCCCGTCGTCCTGCTCAACGCGCCCTACGTGATCGAGCGCCAGCTCTACGCCGCGCTCGCCCGCGCGGCCAATCTCCACCTCGCGGTCACACGCTTCGGGCTCTTCGGACAACTCGAGTCGTTCGTCGCCGAGTTTGGCGCGGAGCGTTTCCTCTTCGGCTCGGCCGCGCCGTGGAACGACCCCGCCATCGCGCGCGGCGCCGTCGCCTACGCCGC
- a CDS encoding DUF1573 domain-containing protein, which yields MQRLLSSCLLAAALASITRGGALEWSPAQLAARLAPGQEEIALTFHVRNTGPAPVTINAVEPSCGCTTATVEPRVIPAGGTAQLHATYRAGGRSGTVHRDIVVKSDAGRDTVSFAIEHPVWFKLDHPSLVWAPRTPRTEQTARLEIADGVAARLGAPRVEKPGTFSVSVEADPTAPGRYLLRVAPLADTSPLFSPIAVPVAFADGRTATITLHAALR from the coding sequence ATGCAACGCCTCCTGTCCAGCTGCCTCCTCGCCGCCGCGCTCGCGTCCATCACGCGCGGCGGCGCCCTCGAGTGGAGCCCCGCGCAGCTCGCGGCGCGCCTCGCTCCCGGCCAGGAGGAAATCGCGCTCACCTTCCACGTGCGCAACACCGGCCCCGCGCCGGTCACGATCAACGCCGTCGAACCTTCCTGCGGATGCACCACCGCCACCGTGGAGCCACGCGTGATTCCCGCCGGCGGCACCGCGCAACTCCACGCCACCTACCGCGCCGGCGGCCGCTCGGGCACCGTCCATCGCGACATCGTCGTCAAATCCGACGCCGGCCGCGACACCGTCTCCTTCGCCATCGAGCATCCCGTCTGGTTCAAGCTCGACCACCCGTCGCTCGTCTGGGCACCGCGCACGCCGCGCACCGAACAAACCGCCCGCCTTGAAATCGCCGACGGCGTCGCCGCCCGCCTCGGTGCGCCGCGCGTGGAAAAACCCGGCACGTTCTCCGTCAGCGTCGAAGCCGACCCGACCGCGCCCGGTCGCTACCTCCTCCGCGTCGCTCCGCTCGCAGACACGAGCCCCCTCTTCTCGCCGATCGCCGTGCCCGTCGCCTTCGCCGACGGCCGCACCGCCACGATCACGCTGCACGCCGCCCTTCGATGA
- a CDS encoding cation:dicarboxylase symporter family transporter: MSHHASSTPAAPRRWFHLSLTQQIVLGLLVGILAGWWMSTLPTATHEKWDDGFKVVRDVFLHLIKAMIAPLIFASIVQGFAGTGDMKKAQRIGWKSLLYFEIVTTLALFVGLLVVNVVKPGAGVVLQMDQAQSTAALAKPQTLAEIIVHIFPVSLIDAMAKNDVLQIVCFAVIFAMAVIAAGDAGKPVLEFCGSLTQVMFKFAGIIMKFAPFGVGAAIAVTVGHQGLGSLITLAKLVFTLYGALVIFVVGVFGGVIWIAKVPLKPFIKAVREPFTLAFATANSEAALPKAFENMEKVGVPRGIVGFVLPAGYSFNLDGSTLHLAVASVFVAQAAETTTGIHFSIDQQITMMLMLMLTSKGVAAVPRASFVVLVAALESFKLPLAGAFLILGVDALLDMARTSVNVMGNCLASVVVARWEGEFDDKKAAEFAAEKPTDS, from the coding sequence ATGAGTCACCACGCCTCTTCCACGCCGGCCGCACCGCGCCGTTGGTTTCATCTCTCGCTGACCCAACAAATCGTCCTCGGCCTCCTCGTGGGCATCCTCGCCGGCTGGTGGATGAGCACGCTGCCGACCGCGACCCACGAGAAATGGGACGACGGCTTCAAGGTCGTGCGCGACGTCTTCCTGCACCTGATCAAAGCGATGATCGCGCCGCTCATCTTCGCGAGCATCGTGCAAGGTTTCGCCGGCACCGGCGACATGAAGAAGGCCCAGCGCATCGGCTGGAAGTCGCTTCTGTATTTCGAAATCGTCACCACGCTCGCGCTCTTCGTCGGCTTGCTCGTCGTCAACGTCGTGAAACCCGGCGCCGGCGTCGTCCTGCAGATGGACCAGGCGCAGTCCACCGCCGCGCTCGCCAAGCCCCAAACGCTCGCCGAGATCATCGTGCACATCTTCCCCGTGAGCCTGATCGACGCCATGGCGAAGAACGACGTGCTCCAGATCGTCTGCTTCGCCGTCATCTTCGCGATGGCCGTGATCGCCGCCGGCGACGCGGGCAAGCCGGTGCTCGAGTTCTGCGGCAGCCTCACACAGGTGATGTTCAAGTTCGCGGGCATCATCATGAAGTTCGCGCCATTCGGCGTGGGCGCGGCCATCGCCGTGACCGTCGGCCACCAAGGTCTCGGTTCGCTCATCACGCTCGCGAAGCTCGTGTTCACACTCTACGGCGCGCTCGTCATTTTCGTGGTCGGCGTCTTCGGCGGCGTGATCTGGATCGCCAAGGTGCCGCTGAAGCCGTTCATCAAAGCCGTGCGCGAGCCGTTCACGCTGGCCTTCGCCACGGCGAACAGTGAGGCCGCGCTACCCAAGGCGTTTGAGAACATGGAAAAGGTCGGCGTGCCACGCGGCATCGTCGGCTTTGTGCTGCCGGCCGGCTACTCGTTCAACCTCGACGGCTCCACGCTGCACCTCGCCGTCGCCTCCGTCTTCGTCGCCCAAGCGGCCGAGACGACCACGGGCATCCATTTCAGCATCGATCAACAGATCACCATGATGCTGATGCTCATGCTCACCTCCAAAGGCGTGGCCGCTGTGCCGCGCGCGTCGTTCGTGGTGCTCGTGGCCGCGCTGGAGTCCTTCAAGCTCCCGCTCGCCGGCGCGTTCCTCATCCTCGGCGTCGACGCGTTGCTCGACATGGCGCGCACGTCCGTGAACGTCATGGGCAACTGCCTCGCCTCCGTCGTCGTCGCCCGCTGGGAGGGTGAGTTCGACGACAAAAAGGCCGCCGAGTTCGCCGCCGAGAAGCCGACCGATTCCTGA